A single region of the Sciurus carolinensis chromosome 14, mSciCar1.2, whole genome shotgun sequence genome encodes:
- the Adamtsl2 gene encoding ADAMTS-like protein 2 isoform X5 produces the protein MDGGQWCSCWAWCLLALAAVAGGAASTEASDNSLEGGADATAYWWGEWTKWTACSRSCGGGVTSQERHCLQQRRKSAPGAGNRTCMGTSKRYQLCRVQECPADGRSFREEQCVSFNSRVFDGRVYQWKPLYPDDYVHISSKPCDLHCTTVDGQRQLMVPARDGTSCKLTDLRGVCVSGKCEPIGCDGVLFSTHTLDKCGVCQGDGSSCTHVTGNYRKGNAHLGYSLVTHIPAGARDIQIVERKKSADVLALADEAGFYFFNGNYKVDSPKNFNIAGTVVKYRRPMDVYETGIEYIVAQGPTNQGLNVMVWNQNGKSPSITFEYTLLQPHAHSRQQPLYFSFPGPASASAESQELGPGRLGLARHNGSLYSQASAQPLGLGHGLFSATGPAVELGLRRGQETNDVCQPASGGTCEGPLRGEGFQDHNITGTALSGDKDDQEVDTRFTSQELLSANAISDQLLGTGSDSKGFTLNETMNSIFVQGGPRSPSADSLYLDFGDSEEAAPSLVNGSYLELSSDRLSNTSSEAPFPNASASLPPVAGNRTHKARTRPKARKQGVSPADMYRWKLSSHEPCSATCTTGVMSTYAMCVRYDGVEVDDSYCDALTRPEPVHEFCAGRECQPRWETSSWSECSRTCGEGYQFRIVRCWKMLSPGFDSSVYSDLCEAAEAVRPEERKTCRNPACGPQWEMSEWSECTAKCGERSVVTRDIRCSEDEKLCDPSTRPVGEKNCTGPPCDRQWTVSDWGPCSGSCGQGRTIRHVYCKTSDGRVVPESQCQMETKPLAIHPCGDKNCPAHWLAQDWERCNTTCGRGVKRRLVLCMELANGKPQTRSGPECGLAKKPPEESTCFERPCFKWYTSPWSEVNAEHLGTVKRCPRGPGAQNLP, from the exons ATGGATGGTGGACAGTGGTGCTCATGTTGGGCCTGGTGCCTGCTGGCCCTGGCAGCTGTGGCTGGAGGTGCAGCGTCCACTGAGGCCTCG GACAACAGCCTGGAGGGGGGTGCCGATGCCACCGCTTACTGGTGGGGGGAGTGGACCAAGTGGACGGCGTGTTCCCGCAGCTGCGGGGGTGGGGTGACGTCCCAGGAGCGACACTGCCTGCAGCAGAG GAGGAAGTCTGCCCCAGGTGCGGGCAACAGGACCTGCATGGGCACATCCAAGCGATACCAGCTCTGCCGAGTGCAG gAGTGTCCAGCAGACGGGAGGAGCTTCCGGGAGGAGCAGTGTGTCTCCTTCAACTCCCGCGTGTTCGACGGGCGGGTGTACCAGTGGAAGCCCCTGTACCCCG ATGACTACGTCCACATCTCCAGCAAGCCATGCGACCTGCACTGCACGACGGTGGACGGCCAGCGGCAGCTCATGGTCCCCGCCCGTGATGGCACGTCCTGCAAGCTCACTGACCTGCGAGGGGTTTGCGTGTCTGGAAAATGTGAG CCCATCGGCTGTGACGGGGTGCTCTTCTCCACCCACACACTGGACAAGTGCGGGGTCTGCCAGGGCGACGGGAGCAGCTGCACCCACGTGACGGGAAACTACCGCAAGGGCAACGCCCACCTCg GTTACTCTCTGGTGACACATATCCCAGCTGGTGCCCGGGACATCCAGATCGTGGAGAGGAAGAAGTCTGCTGATGTGCTGG CTCTTGCTGATGAAGCTGGCTTCTACTTCTTCAATGGCAACTACAAGGTGGACAGCCCCAAGAACTTCAACATCGCGGGCACCGTGGTCAAGTACCGGCGGCCCATGGATGTCTACGAGACGGGCATCGAGTACATTGTGGCACAGGGGCCCACCAACCAGGGTCTGAATGTCATG GTGTGGAATCAGAACGGCAAGAGCCCGTCCATCACCTTCGAGTACACGCTACTGCAGCCTCACGCGCACAGCCGGCAGCAGCCCCTCTACTTCAGCTTCCCCGGACCCGCCTCGGCCAGCGCGGAGAGCCAGGAGCTGGGCCCTGGGCGGCTGGGCTTGGCGCGGCACAATGGCTCGCTCTACAGCCAGGCCTCCGCCCAGCCACTGGGCCTGGGCCACGGGTTGTTCAGTGCCACGGGCCCCGCGGTGGAGCTGGGCCTGCGCAGGGGTCAGGAGACCAACGACGTGTGCCAGCCGGCCAGTGGCGGGACGTGCGAGGGGCCCCTGAGGGGCGAGGGCTTCCAAG aCCATAACATCACGGGGACTGCTCTCTCGGGTGACAAGGATGACCAAGAGGTGGACACCCGTTTTACCTCGCAGGAGCTCCTCTCTGCCAATGCCATCTCTGACCAGCTCCTGGGCACAGGCTCTGACTCTAAGGGGTTCACCCTCAACGAGACCATGAACAGCATCTTTGTCCAGGGCGGCCCTCGGAGCCCCTCTGCCGACAGCCTCTATCTGGACTTCGGGGACAGTGAAGAGGCTGCCCCCAGCCTGGTCAACGGGTCCTATTTGGAGCTGAGCAGCGACAGGCTCTCCAATACCTCCTCTGAGGCCCCGTTCCCCAACGCCAGTGCCAGCCTCCCCCCTGTGGCCGGGAACAGGACTCACAAGGCTAG GACCAGGCCCAAGGCGCGCAAGCAAGGCGTGAGTCCCGCCGACATGTACCGCTGGAAGCTCTCCTCCCACGAGCCCTGCAGCGCCACCTGCACCACAG GGGTCATGTCGACTTACGCCATGTGCGTCCGCTACGACGGGGTGGAGGTGGATGATAGCTACTGTGACGCCCTGACGCGCCCGGAGCCCGTGCACGAGTTCTGCGCGGGGAGGGAGTGCCAGCCCAG GTGGGAGACCAGCAGCTGGAGCGAGTGCTCGCGCACCTGCGGCGAGGGCTACCAGTTCCGCATCGTGCGCTGCTGGAAGATGCTGTCACCCGGCTTCGACAGCTCCGTGTACAGCGACCTGTGTGAAGCTGCGGAGGCCGTGCGGCCCGAGGAGCGCAAGACCTGCCGCAACCCGGCCTGCGGGCCACAGTGGGAAATGTCCGAGTGGTCCGAG TGCACAGCCAAGTGCGGGGAGCGCAGTGTGGTGACCAGGGACATCCGCTGCTCCGAGGACGAGAAGCTCTGTGACCCCAGCACCCGGCCCGTGGGGGAGAAGAACTGCACGGGGCCCCCCTGTGACCGCCAGTGGACCGTGTCGGACTGGGGGCCG TGCAGTGGCAGCTGCGGGCAGGGCCGCACTATCAGGCACGTGTACTGTAAGACCAGCGACGGACGGGTGGTCCCCGAGTCTCAGTGCCAGATGGAGACCAAGCCCCTGGCCATTCACCCCTGTGGGGACAAGAACTGCCCTGCACATTGGCTGGCACAGGACTGGGAGCGG TGCAACACCACCTGTGGGCGTGGTGTGAAGAGGCGGCTGGTCCTCTGCATGGAGCTGGCCAATGGGAAGCCACAGACACGCAGTGGCCCCGAGTGCGGGCTGGCCAAGAAGCCCCCCGAGGAGAGCACCTGCTTTGAGAGGCCTTGCTTCAAGTGGTACACCAGCCCCTGGTCAGAG GTCAACGCCGAGCACTTAGGGACAGTAAAGAGGTGCCCGAGGGGACCTGGAGCCCAGAATCTTCCCTGA
- the Adamtsl2 gene encoding ADAMTS-like protein 2 isoform X1, with protein MDGGQWCSCWAWCLLALAAVAGGAASTEASDNSLEGGADATAYWWGEWTKWTACSRSCGGGVTSQERHCLQQRRKSAPGAGNRTCMGTSKRYQLCRVQECPADGRSFREEQCVSFNSRVFDGRVYQWKPLYPDDYVHISSKPCDLHCTTVDGQRQLMVPARDGTSCKLTDLRGVCVSGKCEPIGCDGVLFSTHTLDKCGVCQGDGSSCTHVTGNYRKGNAHLGYSLVTHIPAGARDIQIVERKKSADVLALADEAGFYFFNGNYKVDSPKNFNIAGTVVKYRRPMDVYETGIEYIVAQGPTNQGLNVMVWNQNGKSPSITFEYTLLQPHAHSRQQPLYFSFPGPASASAESQELGPGRLGLARHNGSLYSQASAQPLGLGHGLFSATGPAVELGLRRGQETNDVCQPASGGTCEGPLRGEGFQDHNITGTALSGDKDDQEVDTRFTSQELLSANAISDQLLGTGSDSKGFTLNETMNSIFVQGGPRSPSADSLYLDFGDSEEAAPSLVNGSYLELSSDRLSNTSSEAPFPNASASLPPVAGNRTHKARTRPKARKQGVSPADMYRWKLSSHEPCSATCTTGVMSTYAMCVRYDGVEVDDSYCDALTRPEPVHEFCAGRECQPRWETSSWSECSRTCGEGYQFRIVRCWKMLSPGFDSSVYSDLCEAAEAVRPEERKTCRNPACGPQWEMSEWSECTAKCGERSVVTRDIRCSEDEKLCDPSTRPVGEKNCTGPPCDRQWTVSDWGPCSGSCGQGRTIRHVYCKTSDGRVVPESQCQMETKPLAIHPCGDKNCPAHWLAQDWERCNTTCGRGVKRRLVLCMELANGKPQTRSGPECGLAKKPPEESTCFERPCFKWYTSPWSECTKTCGVGVRMRDVKCYQGTDVVRGCDPLVKPVGRQACDLQPCPTEPPDDSCQDQPGTNCALAIKVNLCGHWYYSKACCRSCRPPPS; from the exons ATGGATGGTGGACAGTGGTGCTCATGTTGGGCCTGGTGCCTGCTGGCCCTGGCAGCTGTGGCTGGAGGTGCAGCGTCCACTGAGGCCTCG GACAACAGCCTGGAGGGGGGTGCCGATGCCACCGCTTACTGGTGGGGGGAGTGGACCAAGTGGACGGCGTGTTCCCGCAGCTGCGGGGGTGGGGTGACGTCCCAGGAGCGACACTGCCTGCAGCAGAG GAGGAAGTCTGCCCCAGGTGCGGGCAACAGGACCTGCATGGGCACATCCAAGCGATACCAGCTCTGCCGAGTGCAG gAGTGTCCAGCAGACGGGAGGAGCTTCCGGGAGGAGCAGTGTGTCTCCTTCAACTCCCGCGTGTTCGACGGGCGGGTGTACCAGTGGAAGCCCCTGTACCCCG ATGACTACGTCCACATCTCCAGCAAGCCATGCGACCTGCACTGCACGACGGTGGACGGCCAGCGGCAGCTCATGGTCCCCGCCCGTGATGGCACGTCCTGCAAGCTCACTGACCTGCGAGGGGTTTGCGTGTCTGGAAAATGTGAG CCCATCGGCTGTGACGGGGTGCTCTTCTCCACCCACACACTGGACAAGTGCGGGGTCTGCCAGGGCGACGGGAGCAGCTGCACCCACGTGACGGGAAACTACCGCAAGGGCAACGCCCACCTCg GTTACTCTCTGGTGACACATATCCCAGCTGGTGCCCGGGACATCCAGATCGTGGAGAGGAAGAAGTCTGCTGATGTGCTGG CTCTTGCTGATGAAGCTGGCTTCTACTTCTTCAATGGCAACTACAAGGTGGACAGCCCCAAGAACTTCAACATCGCGGGCACCGTGGTCAAGTACCGGCGGCCCATGGATGTCTACGAGACGGGCATCGAGTACATTGTGGCACAGGGGCCCACCAACCAGGGTCTGAATGTCATG GTGTGGAATCAGAACGGCAAGAGCCCGTCCATCACCTTCGAGTACACGCTACTGCAGCCTCACGCGCACAGCCGGCAGCAGCCCCTCTACTTCAGCTTCCCCGGACCCGCCTCGGCCAGCGCGGAGAGCCAGGAGCTGGGCCCTGGGCGGCTGGGCTTGGCGCGGCACAATGGCTCGCTCTACAGCCAGGCCTCCGCCCAGCCACTGGGCCTGGGCCACGGGTTGTTCAGTGCCACGGGCCCCGCGGTGGAGCTGGGCCTGCGCAGGGGTCAGGAGACCAACGACGTGTGCCAGCCGGCCAGTGGCGGGACGTGCGAGGGGCCCCTGAGGGGCGAGGGCTTCCAAG aCCATAACATCACGGGGACTGCTCTCTCGGGTGACAAGGATGACCAAGAGGTGGACACCCGTTTTACCTCGCAGGAGCTCCTCTCTGCCAATGCCATCTCTGACCAGCTCCTGGGCACAGGCTCTGACTCTAAGGGGTTCACCCTCAACGAGACCATGAACAGCATCTTTGTCCAGGGCGGCCCTCGGAGCCCCTCTGCCGACAGCCTCTATCTGGACTTCGGGGACAGTGAAGAGGCTGCCCCCAGCCTGGTCAACGGGTCCTATTTGGAGCTGAGCAGCGACAGGCTCTCCAATACCTCCTCTGAGGCCCCGTTCCCCAACGCCAGTGCCAGCCTCCCCCCTGTGGCCGGGAACAGGACTCACAAGGCTAG GACCAGGCCCAAGGCGCGCAAGCAAGGCGTGAGTCCCGCCGACATGTACCGCTGGAAGCTCTCCTCCCACGAGCCCTGCAGCGCCACCTGCACCACAG GGGTCATGTCGACTTACGCCATGTGCGTCCGCTACGACGGGGTGGAGGTGGATGATAGCTACTGTGACGCCCTGACGCGCCCGGAGCCCGTGCACGAGTTCTGCGCGGGGAGGGAGTGCCAGCCCAG GTGGGAGACCAGCAGCTGGAGCGAGTGCTCGCGCACCTGCGGCGAGGGCTACCAGTTCCGCATCGTGCGCTGCTGGAAGATGCTGTCACCCGGCTTCGACAGCTCCGTGTACAGCGACCTGTGTGAAGCTGCGGAGGCCGTGCGGCCCGAGGAGCGCAAGACCTGCCGCAACCCGGCCTGCGGGCCACAGTGGGAAATGTCCGAGTGGTCCGAG TGCACAGCCAAGTGCGGGGAGCGCAGTGTGGTGACCAGGGACATCCGCTGCTCCGAGGACGAGAAGCTCTGTGACCCCAGCACCCGGCCCGTGGGGGAGAAGAACTGCACGGGGCCCCCCTGTGACCGCCAGTGGACCGTGTCGGACTGGGGGCCG TGCAGTGGCAGCTGCGGGCAGGGCCGCACTATCAGGCACGTGTACTGTAAGACCAGCGACGGACGGGTGGTCCCCGAGTCTCAGTGCCAGATGGAGACCAAGCCCCTGGCCATTCACCCCTGTGGGGACAAGAACTGCCCTGCACATTGGCTGGCACAGGACTGGGAGCGG TGCAACACCACCTGTGGGCGTGGTGTGAAGAGGCGGCTGGTCCTCTGCATGGAGCTGGCCAATGGGAAGCCACAGACACGCAGTGGCCCCGAGTGCGGGCTGGCCAAGAAGCCCCCCGAGGAGAGCACCTGCTTTGAGAGGCCTTGCTTCAAGTGGTACACCAGCCCCTGGTCAGAG TGCACCAAGACCTGCGGGGTGGGAGTGAGGATGCGGGACGTGAAGTGCTACCAGGGCACGGATGTCGTCCGCGGGTGTGATCCGCTGGTGAAGCCCGTGGGCAGGCAGGCCTGCGACCTACAGCCCTGCCCCACAGAGCCCCCAG acGACAGCTGCCAGGACCAGCCGGGTACCAACTGTGCACTGGCCATCAAGGTGAATCTCTGCGGCCACTGGTACTACAGCAAGGCCTGCTGCCGCTCCTGCAGGCCGCCCCCCTCCTAG
- the Adamtsl2 gene encoding ADAMTS-like protein 2 isoform X2: MDGGQWCSCWAWCLLALAAVAGGAASTEASDNSLEGGADATAYWWGEWTKWTACSRSCGGGVTSQERHCLQQRRKSAPGAGNRTCMGTSKRYQLCRVQMTTSTSPASHATCTARRWTASGSSWSPPVMARPASSLTCEGFACLENPIGCDGVLFSTHTLDKCGVCQGDGSSCTHVTGNYRKGNAHLGYSLVTHIPAGARDIQIVERKKSADVLALADEAGFYFFNGNYKVDSPKNFNIAGTVVKYRRPMDVYETGIEYIVAQGPTNQGLNVMVWNQNGKSPSITFEYTLLQPHAHSRQQPLYFSFPGPASASAESQELGPGRLGLARHNGSLYSQASAQPLGLGHGLFSATGPAVELGLRRGQETNDVCQPASGGTCEGPLRGEGFQDHNITGTALSGDKDDQEVDTRFTSQELLSANAISDQLLGTGSDSKGFTLNETMNSIFVQGGPRSPSADSLYLDFGDSEEAAPSLVNGSYLELSSDRLSNTSSEAPFPNASASLPPVAGNRTHKARTRPKARKQGVSPADMYRWKLSSHEPCSATCTTGVMSTYAMCVRYDGVEVDDSYCDALTRPEPVHEFCAGRECQPRWETSSWSECSRTCGEGYQFRIVRCWKMLSPGFDSSVYSDLCEAAEAVRPEERKTCRNPACGPQWEMSEWSECTAKCGERSVVTRDIRCSEDEKLCDPSTRPVGEKNCTGPPCDRQWTVSDWGPCSGSCGQGRTIRHVYCKTSDGRVVPESQCQMETKPLAIHPCGDKNCPAHWLAQDWERCNTTCGRGVKRRLVLCMELANGKPQTRSGPECGLAKKPPEESTCFERPCFKWYTSPWSECTKTCGVGVRMRDVKCYQGTDVVRGCDPLVKPVGRQACDLQPCPTEPPDDSCQDQPGTNCALAIKVNLCGHWYYSKACCRSCRPPPS; the protein is encoded by the exons ATGGATGGTGGACAGTGGTGCTCATGTTGGGCCTGGTGCCTGCTGGCCCTGGCAGCTGTGGCTGGAGGTGCAGCGTCCACTGAGGCCTCG GACAACAGCCTGGAGGGGGGTGCCGATGCCACCGCTTACTGGTGGGGGGAGTGGACCAAGTGGACGGCGTGTTCCCGCAGCTGCGGGGGTGGGGTGACGTCCCAGGAGCGACACTGCCTGCAGCAGAG GAGGAAGTCTGCCCCAGGTGCGGGCAACAGGACCTGCATGGGCACATCCAAGCGATACCAGCTCTGCCGAGTGCAG ATGACTACGTCCACATCTCCAGCAAGCCATGCGACCTGCACTGCACGACGGTGGACGGCCAGCGGCAGCTCATGGTCCCCGCCCGTGATGGCACGTCCTGCAAGCTCACTGACCTGCGAGGGGTTTGCGTGTCTGGAAAAT CCCATCGGCTGTGACGGGGTGCTCTTCTCCACCCACACACTGGACAAGTGCGGGGTCTGCCAGGGCGACGGGAGCAGCTGCACCCACGTGACGGGAAACTACCGCAAGGGCAACGCCCACCTCg GTTACTCTCTGGTGACACATATCCCAGCTGGTGCCCGGGACATCCAGATCGTGGAGAGGAAGAAGTCTGCTGATGTGCTGG CTCTTGCTGATGAAGCTGGCTTCTACTTCTTCAATGGCAACTACAAGGTGGACAGCCCCAAGAACTTCAACATCGCGGGCACCGTGGTCAAGTACCGGCGGCCCATGGATGTCTACGAGACGGGCATCGAGTACATTGTGGCACAGGGGCCCACCAACCAGGGTCTGAATGTCATG GTGTGGAATCAGAACGGCAAGAGCCCGTCCATCACCTTCGAGTACACGCTACTGCAGCCTCACGCGCACAGCCGGCAGCAGCCCCTCTACTTCAGCTTCCCCGGACCCGCCTCGGCCAGCGCGGAGAGCCAGGAGCTGGGCCCTGGGCGGCTGGGCTTGGCGCGGCACAATGGCTCGCTCTACAGCCAGGCCTCCGCCCAGCCACTGGGCCTGGGCCACGGGTTGTTCAGTGCCACGGGCCCCGCGGTGGAGCTGGGCCTGCGCAGGGGTCAGGAGACCAACGACGTGTGCCAGCCGGCCAGTGGCGGGACGTGCGAGGGGCCCCTGAGGGGCGAGGGCTTCCAAG aCCATAACATCACGGGGACTGCTCTCTCGGGTGACAAGGATGACCAAGAGGTGGACACCCGTTTTACCTCGCAGGAGCTCCTCTCTGCCAATGCCATCTCTGACCAGCTCCTGGGCACAGGCTCTGACTCTAAGGGGTTCACCCTCAACGAGACCATGAACAGCATCTTTGTCCAGGGCGGCCCTCGGAGCCCCTCTGCCGACAGCCTCTATCTGGACTTCGGGGACAGTGAAGAGGCTGCCCCCAGCCTGGTCAACGGGTCCTATTTGGAGCTGAGCAGCGACAGGCTCTCCAATACCTCCTCTGAGGCCCCGTTCCCCAACGCCAGTGCCAGCCTCCCCCCTGTGGCCGGGAACAGGACTCACAAGGCTAG GACCAGGCCCAAGGCGCGCAAGCAAGGCGTGAGTCCCGCCGACATGTACCGCTGGAAGCTCTCCTCCCACGAGCCCTGCAGCGCCACCTGCACCACAG GGGTCATGTCGACTTACGCCATGTGCGTCCGCTACGACGGGGTGGAGGTGGATGATAGCTACTGTGACGCCCTGACGCGCCCGGAGCCCGTGCACGAGTTCTGCGCGGGGAGGGAGTGCCAGCCCAG GTGGGAGACCAGCAGCTGGAGCGAGTGCTCGCGCACCTGCGGCGAGGGCTACCAGTTCCGCATCGTGCGCTGCTGGAAGATGCTGTCACCCGGCTTCGACAGCTCCGTGTACAGCGACCTGTGTGAAGCTGCGGAGGCCGTGCGGCCCGAGGAGCGCAAGACCTGCCGCAACCCGGCCTGCGGGCCACAGTGGGAAATGTCCGAGTGGTCCGAG TGCACAGCCAAGTGCGGGGAGCGCAGTGTGGTGACCAGGGACATCCGCTGCTCCGAGGACGAGAAGCTCTGTGACCCCAGCACCCGGCCCGTGGGGGAGAAGAACTGCACGGGGCCCCCCTGTGACCGCCAGTGGACCGTGTCGGACTGGGGGCCG TGCAGTGGCAGCTGCGGGCAGGGCCGCACTATCAGGCACGTGTACTGTAAGACCAGCGACGGACGGGTGGTCCCCGAGTCTCAGTGCCAGATGGAGACCAAGCCCCTGGCCATTCACCCCTGTGGGGACAAGAACTGCCCTGCACATTGGCTGGCACAGGACTGGGAGCGG TGCAACACCACCTGTGGGCGTGGTGTGAAGAGGCGGCTGGTCCTCTGCATGGAGCTGGCCAATGGGAAGCCACAGACACGCAGTGGCCCCGAGTGCGGGCTGGCCAAGAAGCCCCCCGAGGAGAGCACCTGCTTTGAGAGGCCTTGCTTCAAGTGGTACACCAGCCCCTGGTCAGAG TGCACCAAGACCTGCGGGGTGGGAGTGAGGATGCGGGACGTGAAGTGCTACCAGGGCACGGATGTCGTCCGCGGGTGTGATCCGCTGGTGAAGCCCGTGGGCAGGCAGGCCTGCGACCTACAGCCCTGCCCCACAGAGCCCCCAG acGACAGCTGCCAGGACCAGCCGGGTACCAACTGTGCACTGGCCATCAAGGTGAATCTCTGCGGCCACTGGTACTACAGCAAGGCCTGCTGCCGCTCCTGCAGGCCGCCCCCCTCCTAG
- the Adamtsl2 gene encoding ADAMTS-like protein 2 isoform X6 codes for MDGGQWCSCWAWCLLALAAVAGGAASTEASEEVCPRCGQQDLHGHIQAIPALPSADDYVHISSKPCDLHCTTVDGQRQLMVPARDGTSCKLTDLRGVCVSGKCEPIGCDGVLFSTHTLDKCGVCQGDGSSCTHVTGNYRKGNAHLGYSLVTHIPAGARDIQIVERKKSADVLALADEAGFYFFNGNYKVDSPKNFNIAGTVVKYRRPMDVYETGIEYIVAQGPTNQGLNVMVWNQNGKSPSITFEYTLLQPHAHSRQQPLYFSFPGPASASAESQELGPGRLGLARHNGSLYSQASAQPLGLGHGLFSATGPAVELGLRRGQETNDVCQPASGGTCEGPLRGEGFQDHNITGTALSGDKDDQEVDTRFTSQELLSANAISDQLLGTGSDSKGFTLNETMNSIFVQGGPRSPSADSLYLDFGDSEEAAPSLVNGSYLELSSDRLSNTSSEAPFPNASASLPPVAGNRTHKARTRPKARKQGVSPADMYRWKLSSHEPCSATCTTGVMSTYAMCVRYDGVEVDDSYCDALTRPEPVHEFCAGRECQPRWETSSWSECSRTCGEGYQFRIVRCWKMLSPGFDSSVYSDLCEAAEAVRPEERKTCRNPACGPQWEMSEWSECTAKCGERSVVTRDIRCSEDEKLCDPSTRPVGEKNCTGPPCDRQWTVSDWGPCSGSCGQGRTIRHVYCKTSDGRVVPESQCQMETKPLAIHPCGDKNCPAHWLAQDWERCNTTCGRGVKRRLVLCMELANGKPQTRSGPECGLAKKPPEESTCFERPCFKWYTSPWSECTKTCGVGVRMRDVKCYQGTDVVRGCDPLVKPVGRQACDLQPCPTEPPDDSCQDQPGTNCALAIKVNLCGHWYYSKACCRSCRPPPS; via the exons ATGGATGGTGGACAGTGGTGCTCATGTTGGGCCTGGTGCCTGCTGGCCCTGGCAGCTGTGGCTGGAGGTGCAGCGTCCACTGAGGCCTCG GAGGAAGTCTGCCCCAGGTGCGGGCAACAGGACCTGCATGGGCACATCCAAGCGATACCAGCTCTGCCGAGTGCAG ATGACTACGTCCACATCTCCAGCAAGCCATGCGACCTGCACTGCACGACGGTGGACGGCCAGCGGCAGCTCATGGTCCCCGCCCGTGATGGCACGTCCTGCAAGCTCACTGACCTGCGAGGGGTTTGCGTGTCTGGAAAATGTGAG CCCATCGGCTGTGACGGGGTGCTCTTCTCCACCCACACACTGGACAAGTGCGGGGTCTGCCAGGGCGACGGGAGCAGCTGCACCCACGTGACGGGAAACTACCGCAAGGGCAACGCCCACCTCg GTTACTCTCTGGTGACACATATCCCAGCTGGTGCCCGGGACATCCAGATCGTGGAGAGGAAGAAGTCTGCTGATGTGCTGG CTCTTGCTGATGAAGCTGGCTTCTACTTCTTCAATGGCAACTACAAGGTGGACAGCCCCAAGAACTTCAACATCGCGGGCACCGTGGTCAAGTACCGGCGGCCCATGGATGTCTACGAGACGGGCATCGAGTACATTGTGGCACAGGGGCCCACCAACCAGGGTCTGAATGTCATG GTGTGGAATCAGAACGGCAAGAGCCCGTCCATCACCTTCGAGTACACGCTACTGCAGCCTCACGCGCACAGCCGGCAGCAGCCCCTCTACTTCAGCTTCCCCGGACCCGCCTCGGCCAGCGCGGAGAGCCAGGAGCTGGGCCCTGGGCGGCTGGGCTTGGCGCGGCACAATGGCTCGCTCTACAGCCAGGCCTCCGCCCAGCCACTGGGCCTGGGCCACGGGTTGTTCAGTGCCACGGGCCCCGCGGTGGAGCTGGGCCTGCGCAGGGGTCAGGAGACCAACGACGTGTGCCAGCCGGCCAGTGGCGGGACGTGCGAGGGGCCCCTGAGGGGCGAGGGCTTCCAAG aCCATAACATCACGGGGACTGCTCTCTCGGGTGACAAGGATGACCAAGAGGTGGACACCCGTTTTACCTCGCAGGAGCTCCTCTCTGCCAATGCCATCTCTGACCAGCTCCTGGGCACAGGCTCTGACTCTAAGGGGTTCACCCTCAACGAGACCATGAACAGCATCTTTGTCCAGGGCGGCCCTCGGAGCCCCTCTGCCGACAGCCTCTATCTGGACTTCGGGGACAGTGAAGAGGCTGCCCCCAGCCTGGTCAACGGGTCCTATTTGGAGCTGAGCAGCGACAGGCTCTCCAATACCTCCTCTGAGGCCCCGTTCCCCAACGCCAGTGCCAGCCTCCCCCCTGTGGCCGGGAACAGGACTCACAAGGCTAG GACCAGGCCCAAGGCGCGCAAGCAAGGCGTGAGTCCCGCCGACATGTACCGCTGGAAGCTCTCCTCCCACGAGCCCTGCAGCGCCACCTGCACCACAG GGGTCATGTCGACTTACGCCATGTGCGTCCGCTACGACGGGGTGGAGGTGGATGATAGCTACTGTGACGCCCTGACGCGCCCGGAGCCCGTGCACGAGTTCTGCGCGGGGAGGGAGTGCCAGCCCAG GTGGGAGACCAGCAGCTGGAGCGAGTGCTCGCGCACCTGCGGCGAGGGCTACCAGTTCCGCATCGTGCGCTGCTGGAAGATGCTGTCACCCGGCTTCGACAGCTCCGTGTACAGCGACCTGTGTGAAGCTGCGGAGGCCGTGCGGCCCGAGGAGCGCAAGACCTGCCGCAACCCGGCCTGCGGGCCACAGTGGGAAATGTCCGAGTGGTCCGAG TGCACAGCCAAGTGCGGGGAGCGCAGTGTGGTGACCAGGGACATCCGCTGCTCCGAGGACGAGAAGCTCTGTGACCCCAGCACCCGGCCCGTGGGGGAGAAGAACTGCACGGGGCCCCCCTGTGACCGCCAGTGGACCGTGTCGGACTGGGGGCCG TGCAGTGGCAGCTGCGGGCAGGGCCGCACTATCAGGCACGTGTACTGTAAGACCAGCGACGGACGGGTGGTCCCCGAGTCTCAGTGCCAGATGGAGACCAAGCCCCTGGCCATTCACCCCTGTGGGGACAAGAACTGCCCTGCACATTGGCTGGCACAGGACTGGGAGCGG TGCAACACCACCTGTGGGCGTGGTGTGAAGAGGCGGCTGGTCCTCTGCATGGAGCTGGCCAATGGGAAGCCACAGACACGCAGTGGCCCCGAGTGCGGGCTGGCCAAGAAGCCCCCCGAGGAGAGCACCTGCTTTGAGAGGCCTTGCTTCAAGTGGTACACCAGCCCCTGGTCAGAG TGCACCAAGACCTGCGGGGTGGGAGTGAGGATGCGGGACGTGAAGTGCTACCAGGGCACGGATGTCGTCCGCGGGTGTGATCCGCTGGTGAAGCCCGTGGGCAGGCAGGCCTGCGACCTACAGCCCTGCCCCACAGAGCCCCCAG acGACAGCTGCCAGGACCAGCCGGGTACCAACTGTGCACTGGCCATCAAGGTGAATCTCTGCGGCCACTGGTACTACAGCAAGGCCTGCTGCCGCTCCTGCAGGCCGCCCCCCTCCTAG